One genomic window of Micrococcus flavus includes the following:
- the rapZ gene encoding RNase adapter RapZ, producing MSLDLQLQPEKPPSSEVLVITGMSGAGRTTAAHALQDHGWYVVENMPPQLFITLADLVARSPEAFPRLAIVVDVRSRTYLHELRSALHQLESEGVEYRTLFLEAADDVLVRRFEAGRRPHPLQGNARLLDGIQAEREIVSELKEAADVVVDTSALNVHGLATEVTELFSEDGPVTLRLNVMSFGFKYGLPADANFVADMRFIPNPHWVPTLRPHTGVEAQVADYVLSQPGVDAFLTAYLAALDPVFEGYRRENKHYATLAVGCTGGKHRSVAVAEELARRIAQRPRVTVHVQHRDMGRE from the coding sequence CTGCAGCCCGAGAAGCCCCCGTCCTCCGAAGTCCTCGTCATCACCGGCATGTCGGGGGCGGGCCGGACGACGGCGGCCCACGCCCTGCAGGACCACGGCTGGTACGTGGTGGAGAACATGCCGCCGCAGCTGTTCATCACGCTGGCGGACCTGGTGGCCCGTTCGCCCGAGGCGTTCCCACGCCTGGCGATCGTCGTGGACGTGCGCTCCCGCACCTACCTCCACGAGCTGCGCTCGGCCCTGCACCAGCTCGAGAGCGAGGGCGTGGAGTACCGCACGCTGTTCCTCGAGGCGGCCGACGACGTCCTCGTCCGCCGGTTCGAGGCCGGCCGGCGTCCCCATCCGCTGCAGGGCAACGCCCGCCTCCTGGACGGCATCCAGGCCGAGCGGGAGATCGTCTCCGAGCTCAAGGAGGCGGCCGACGTCGTCGTGGACACGAGTGCGCTGAACGTGCACGGCCTGGCCACGGAGGTCACGGAGCTGTTCTCCGAGGACGGTCCCGTGACCCTGCGGCTGAACGTCATGAGCTTCGGGTTCAAGTACGGGCTCCCCGCGGACGCCAACTTCGTGGCGGACATGCGGTTCATCCCGAATCCGCACTGGGTGCCGACCCTGCGCCCGCACACCGGCGTGGAGGCGCAGGTCGCGGACTACGTGCTGAGCCAGCCCGGGGTCGACGCGTTCCTCACCGCCTACCTGGCGGCCCTGGACCCCGTGTTCGAGGGGTACCGGCGGGAGAACAAGCACTACGCCACACTGGCCGTGGGCTGCACGGGCGGCAAGCACCGCTCCGTGGCCGTGGCCGAGGAGCTCGCCCGCCGGATCGCCCAGCGCCCCCGGGTGACCGTCCACGTCCAGCACCGGGACATGGGCCGCGAATGA